Genomic DNA from Desulfurivibrio alkaliphilus AHT 2:
CGACCCAGGTTGACGATCATGTTACCCCGTTCGAAGCGCTGCACGATACCGTTGACGATATCGCCCTTGCGCTCCTTGAAGAGGTCGTAAACCACATCGCTTTCCGCTTCCTTCATCTTTTGAATGATGACCTGCTTGGCGGACTGGGCGGCGATCCGGCCCAGGTCGGCGGCAGAATCCATCTTGCTGCCCAGCTCATCACCCATCTCCACTTCCGGGTCCAGCTCCTTGGCCTCGGCCAGCGAGATTTCCGTCTGCTCGTCGGTTACTTCATCCACCACGGTGCGGAACTGGAAGAGCTCGATCTCGCCGTACTCATCGTTATAACGGGCCTCGATCTCGCGGCGGTGGCCGTATTTCTTCTTGGCCGCGCTCATCACCGCCTCTTCGATGGCCTCAATAAGCAGATCGCGGTTAATTCCTTTGTCGCGACTGATCTGATCGATGATTCTTTTAAGCTCTGATATCATTTGTCAACTCCAAACGTATTTAAAATGGGCGCTACCACTCCACCACCAACCTGGCCCGCCGTACCGCCGCCAAGGGCACCTTTACCGGTCCGGCGTCGGTTTCCACCGTTACGGCGCCGTCGGCCACCTCGCCCAAACGGCCGATGACCACATTCTGGCCCTCGATCTGCCGAGTGCAGACGATTTTGGCCATTTTCCCGCGACAGCGAACATAGTCGCGCTCACGCCGCAAAGGGCGATCCAGCCCCGGCGAAGAAACCTCCAGGGTGAAGGCCTGCTCAATGGGGTCTTCCACCTCCAGCAGGTGGGAAACCTCGCGGCTGACCCGGGTACAGTCGTCGAGGCCGACCCCGTCGTCGGCATCGATGATCAGGCGCAGCACCCAGCCCGGGGCCTCGCGGCGAAACTGCAGTTCCGCCAGCTCAAGGCCATGGTCCAGCACCACCGGCTCCAACAGTTCATGAAGGCGTTGGATAAGGGCTGATTCTCCGGCCGACATAGTTCTTTAAACTCCCACTCAACTCCCCGGGTTGTTACCAGGAGGCGGCAGCCCCAGGGACCAAAAACAAAAAAAGCGGGCTTGCGGCCCACTTTCAAAATTCCACCCGACACGGATGGCTCTGAAAAACAGCAGACGGTTAAAAAGCGGCTCTGCCACCTTCTGCCGGCAAATCAGGAAAAGACCACACAAAAAAAGGGGTCTTGGAGCGGACAACGGGATTCGAACCCGCGACACCAAGCTTGGGAAGCTTGTACTCTACCAGCTGAGCTATGTCCGCCCATCGTAAGCGATCACGGGGCACCACATCTTGCGGCGATCGAGCCGGCTCACGTACCGGGGTACGCTTCGCCGTCTCGCTTGCCGCAAGCTGCGGCACCCCGTGACCGCTTACCCAGTGGAACCCGTGATCAGTCATCACATTCCTGATGCCGACGAATATACAGGTTTTCGCGAAGATGTCAAGGGCTGGGCGGATTAAGTAGAGAACGAAAAAAGGACCGGGCAAAAAAAATCTGATGCGTTATATTGTCGTGCCGGTAAAAATCGGCAACCTTACCCTTAAAATAAAACGCCACCAACAGTCTTAAGGAGCCCAGTATGCTTGCCCGCATCGAGGTTGGCCTGAAAACCCGCGTTAACGATTCATATGGCGAAGCGACCGGCAAACGGATCGCCGCCGACCTGCAGCTGGCCGTGGATGAGGTGCGCACCATCAAGGTGTTCACCGTGGAGGCCGACATCACCCCGGAACAACTCCAGGCGGCGGCCGCCGGCCCCTACTGCGACCCGGTGACC
This window encodes:
- the rimP gene encoding ribosome maturation factor RimP, with amino-acid sequence MSAGESALIQRLHELLEPVVLDHGLELAELQFRREAPGWVLRLIIDADDGVGLDDCTRVSREVSHLLEVEDPIEQAFTLEVSSPGLDRPLRRERDYVRCRGKMAKIVCTRQIEGQNVVIGRLGEVADGAVTVETDAGPVKVPLAAVRRARLVVEW